TGCGGTGGTGAGTGCTATTGGTGCAACAACTATTTTACAAGCAGGTGAAAAATTATTAATAGATGGTGATAAGGGAGAAGTATATCGTCTCACCGGAGATGAGGAAAATTTTCCTAGTGAGGAGATAGAAGGATTAATTAAAGAGGAAAAAATTGTCAATTATCAGCCAACAAATTTACCCATAATTGCGACTAAGTTACTCATAAATCTGAGTCAAGAACGATTAATTAAACAAGTAAAAAGTTTACCTGTGGATGGGGTGGGATTATTACGTTCAGAATTAATGATGTTAAATATTCTGGAGAAAAAACATCCTCAAGAATGGTTAAAAGCAGGAAAAAAAGCGGAATTGTTAGAATTATTATCTAAGCAAATTATGCAGTTTGCTCGCGCTTTTTCACCTAAACCTATTTTTTATCGGTCTTTAGATTGGCTACCTCATGATTTGCCATCTTTGAGTACAGATCCCCCATTATCAAAGTCATCAATTATTAGTGATAGAGGTATTTTCAGCTATATACAAAATCCGGCTGTTTTTGAATTAGAATTGCAAGCTTTAGCGATAGTTCAAGCATCTGGCTATAGAAATATTAATTTGCTATTACCTTTTGTCCGCAGTGTTGAAGAATTTGTATTTTGTCGTCACAAGGTTGAACAAGCTGGGTTAACACAAATATCCCAGTTTCAATTATGGATGATGGCAGAAGTTCCTAGTGTATTATTTCTCTTACCTGAATATATTAAAGCTGGTGTGATGGGTATTTCCATTGGCACAAATGATTTAACGCAATTATTGTTAGGAATAGATCGAGAACAGGGCAAACCCGGAATAGGTTTAAAATATCTTGATGGCAGTAATCCAGCGGTGATGGGTGCAATATCTCAATTAATTAAAATGTCTCAAGCTGGGGGCATTCCCTGTTCTATCTGTGGTCAAGCCCCGGTACTTTATCCAGAAATGATTGATAAATTAATAGAATGGGGGATTAGTTCTATTTCTGTAGAACCGGAAGCTGTAGAAAGGACTTATCAAGCGATCGCACGTGCTGAACAAAGATTAATTTTAGCAGCAGCACGGCGACAACTTAACGACTCAAAAAATTAATATCGGCAAATAGCCGCCACTTTGACTCCACGAGGCATTGCTTCTGGCTCTAGACTATATACTCTACCACCATTTAACATGGTGTGAATCACGGCAAAATCTAACATATCTTCATCATCTGGTGCCGGTTCTGGATGTAACTCAACCGTAGCAGTTGGTAAATCAAATTTACCCCATATATATTCTTTTTCAGGCACAAATAAAGTATCAACTCTTTGATAATATGCAGCGGGAACAATTGCTTTGATATCATTGGCAATTTTATTACTTTCTTCCCCAGCTAGTTGCAGATAAACAGCCATTAGATCTTCATATTCTTGTTGAAATAAAGGGGCAACAATTTCCCAAGCTGCCTGATTTAACTCTTGAGTTTTGAGAAGTTCTACATTGCCAGTAATACCTGTTTTTACTAAATATTGATAAGTATTAGCCTCTCTGTAAATTGGTAATAAATACTCCACACCTGCCAATATTAAAGGTGCTTTTTCACCGCGTAATTTTTCATGTAATGCACTATCAACAGCATAACAAAATTGTAAAATATCTTCTTCATGTTTCTCCCGATCTGGACTACCTTGTCCATGCACAGAACCAGGCTGTTGAGCGGCGGAAGTCGCACCTCTAGCTATACCAACTCTATGCTGTACACCTTTTTGAAATTCATCTTCTAAAAGAGTTTCTTCCAAATTACGAGGCATATTTTCTACTTCTACCTCATGGAGTTGGTAGCGCGTTCCTGAGTAAAACTGAACATTCTTTTGACTTAAAGCCAAAATGTAGAATTGTCCATCATTATTAATCAAATTTAGTAAGGGTTTAATGTGGAAATTTTTGCCCACAACCACTAATTTGGGAAAGGAAATAGGTAAACAATAGTAACGAAATAGATTTGGGGAAATAAAAATTACTAATCCCTGATTTTGAATTTCCCAAAAATCAGTATTGTCTAATTCCATTGCTGGCTTGAGCAAATTTATAGTTTCAGCATGGCGTAACCCTATGTCATCTAAGCGATTTTCAGCTTCTCGAATTAAATTTTTAAACCGAATTGGATTTTGTCGTGTTTCTCCGCCTAGTTTTTCCATAGGTAGATACAGAGAAACGCATGGATACTCAGGATTTTGGACTAAATTTTTGAGTTCATCAAGAGAAAATATAGTCATAGATTTCATCCCCGTCGAGGATAATGATAGAATCTAGATTCAATTCAACTCCTGATGTGGAAATTCTGCATCTTGCTTTTGACAAGAAATTAACTGCTTTCTATTCCTTTTTATAGATATAATATAAGTAAGTAGGTGAACACAATAAAACCAAACTGTGTAAAGAAATGTAAAATCGCCCAAACCCTTTTCACTCTTGCCTCTTGCCTCTTGCCTTTTGCCTTGCCATAACGACAATTTTCAACACTCACCTACTTATTTGATTTGTGATAGCGTAGCGTGCCGTAGGTATACATTGCAAGAGTCAGATCCCCGACTTCTCTAAGAAGTCGGGGATCTGATATTCAAGTGGGTTATAAATGGGTGTAGAAAGAATTATTGCTGTTTGAGAATACTGGGAATTGTGGCTAGGATGCGTGTGGCAATTTCTTCTGGTGTTTCGGTCGCGCTAATAGTAATATGTAAATCAGCTTGGGAGTACATTGGCTGACGTTGTTCCAAAAGCGATCGCAATTTACTTTCCATATCAGCATCTTGTAAAAGTGGTCTGGTATTGTCTGCCGCCAATCGCTGTAAGATTATTTGTATTGGTGCATCTAACCAAATTATCAAACCATGATGGAGGTAACTCCAATTCTGTTGCTGCATGACAACACCCCCACCAGTAGCTACAACCAATTTAGTATAGGCACAAACTTGAGCTAAGACATCACCCTCCAACTTACGAAACTCTGGTTCACCATTTTCGGTAAATATTTCGTTGATAGATTTACCCGCGGCTTTGACTATCACTTCGTCTGTATCTACAAATCTATAACCAATTTCCTCTGCTAGTAACTTTCCTACTGTTGTTTTACCAACACCCATCATGCCAATTAAGTAGAGGTTAACTCCTTTTAAGATATCAATCATCAGTATTTTTCTCCTGTAAAATTAAAATTACTATTTATGATTTAAGCTTAGATTAGCGTTTTTGTGGTTTATTTTCTTCATCATCCTCAAAATCATCATCTTCAAAAAAATCCCAGTCATCATCATCCGTTACCTGATTTTTCCCTGATTCTTGATAAGGAGGAATAATTACCCGATAATCAGCATCATAAACTGATTCAGTTTTACCTACAGCAGTATTTTTCGGGGATTGAGAACTATAGGAATAAACAGAACTGGCGCGGGAATTAGAAGTTTGTGGACTTGTAGAAGTTGCTTGTGCTGATTCTGAAGTTTCGCTACCATCCCAATCATCTTGATTCCGATTTGTGTCCCAATCATCAAATTCATCATCAGCTTGAGTAACGGTCGGTGACGGACTTTTAGGAGGAGGCGTATTTTCTCTGACACGGGGTGAAGTCGGAATTGATTTAGGGATAGGTTGTTGTGCTTGTAAATTTAAATCAGTGGTAAATTTTAATAATTTAGTAATTATTAAAGATGTAAAAATACCAGCAGTTATGCTCAATAAAATCCACAATGCTAATGGTAATGCTTGAGTTCGCATTCCCAAAAATATTAGTGGAAGTGAGGGCGACAAATTTTGAACTAATATTATTATTAGTCCCAGCATTGCCGTCACCAAGATAATTAAGCGAATTACAGCCATAACGAATTCAAAATTGCAGCAAAATTTGAGAATACACCAGGGGAAAACAGATGAAAATAGCTATTGCCACAAACGAGTTAAGTAGGTTGGCGTTAAAAATTGTCGTTGGGGCAAGGGAACAGAGAACAGGGAACAGGGAACAGGAAGAGAGTTTTGGGCGATTTTACAAAGAAAGGGAACAGGGAACAGGGAACAGGGAACAGGGAACAGGAAACTTTAGTTCTGAGTTTAAAGCTCAGTCAAGAAAAAAGATGTTTTTAAAAGATGCGTAGCACGAAAAAAAACAGTGTCATTATTTCAATCTCATGTTTTTAAACATGAGTTTTCCCTGTTCCCTGTTGCCCGTTCCCTGTTCCCTCTGAATTTTCTTCACATACCTTTAAATTTTTCGGTTCATCTACTTAAATAGAATTAAAAATTAAAAATTTAGTCTTTCCATTTTTAATGATTAATTTTTGATTGCTATAGATGACCTTGCCAACGCTGAATCGGTACACAATCAATATCTAGTTGATCTAGGGCGCGAGCAACCACAAAATCAACTAAATCCTCAATGGTTTGAGGGTTGTGATACCAAGCAGGAATAGCAGGTACTATTCTCACGCCAGTTTCCGCTAAGGTCGTTAAGTTCCGCAGGTGAATTAAGCTAAAAGGAGTTTCTCTGGGGACAATTACCAGTTTACGTCCTTCTTTAATTTGGACATCTGCGGCTCGTTCTAGTAAATCAGAACTGAGTCCCCCAGCCAGTTTGGCAACTGTACTCATACTACAAGGCATAATGACCATCCCCAAAGTTCTGAAAGAACCGCTGGCAATACCAGCACCAACATCACTCCAAGGATGACACCGAAGTTTCCCCTGTTCGGGAACTCCGGCTTGTTGTCGCCAAAATTGCTCTTGTTTATCTGGTTCTGCTGGCATTCGGATTTCCTGTTCTGCTTGCCAAACTATGTAAGTTGATTTAGAGGCTACCAGTTCAATCTGATATTCTGCTGCCAAGAGAAATTTGAGGGCGCGAACAGCGTAAATCAGACCGGATGCACCTGTTACGCCCAGGATTAAAGGTTTTGTGTTATTGGTCATTAGTCATTAGTCAGTGGTCATTAGTCAGTGGTCAGTGGTCGGTGGTCAGTGATCAGTATTTAAGAGCAATGGACAACTGACAACTGACAAAGAACAACTGACTATTCCTCATCATAGGGTTCTTGATCAAAAGGGTCGGTTTTATTGGGTGAATAAATGTCTCCTGTATCTTCATCTTCATTGTTACCATTTGCGCCCATACTTTTTGGTAAACCATCAGCACCAACGGTGACAAGATCAATTTGTTGACGGTAGTAATCAACACTTTTGACTTGTACCATACAGCTATCACCTAATCGGTAGGAAGCTCGATTTTTCCGCCCAAATAAAGCCTGTTGTCTGGCTCGATATTCGTACCAATCGTCTTTGAGGGAACTGACGTGAACCAGTCCTTCTACCCGTAAGGTATTAGCGAGATTGGTTTCTGTGGGCGATTCTACTGGGACTTCAATTTCGACAAAGAAGCCGTAGGATTGAACTCCGGTAATTACGCCGGGAAAGACTTCGCCAATGCGTTGTTTCATTAAGGAAGCTTTTTGGAGTCCGGCTAAATCTGCTTCAGCTTCTTGGACTTCTTTTTCCCGGTCATTAATTTGCACAATGACTCTGGCTAAGTCACTTTGGATTTCTTGGTGGAGTTCTGGGGGGAGAACGTTCCAATTAATTTCTTCGTGACAATTGGAATGGCGCAGGTTAATCCGATCTTTGACGCGGGTATTCCGGCGATCGCGCCCATGTTCTATTAAGTGATGATACGCCCGTTGTAAGAAGATGTCTGGATAACGACGTAAGGGGGCGGTGATGTGGACATATTGGGATAAAGCCAGTCCAAAATGAGAACCTTTGGTGGTGCTGTAGACGGAAGGCTTGAGGGTATCTTGTAATAAATAGGTGAGAACTTGTTCCGAGGGGGAATCGGCAAAAGCACCGGTCAAGTGTTGATAATCTAGGGGTTGGATTTCCAATTCTGGATCTAGTCCCAATTCCACACCTAAATTAACAGCTAGTTTGAGCATTTCCTGAACATCTTCGGGATCAGGTGTGCCTTGAACTCGCCATAAACTAGGAATCCCCAAGGCACTGAGGTGATCAGCCATGAGTTGATTCACTAATATTACCAACTCTGTAATCAGCGATCGCCCAGGTAAGTCATTCAGTACCACAGATCCCATTGATCCCTCATCATAATAGGGGTTATGACTAGGTGGGAGATTCAACTGTAAACTACCGCGCTGTAGACGTACCTGTTTAATAGCATTAGCTAAAGTCTGCAAATCTGGCAATTTCTCCTGGACTGCGGCTGCCACTTTGGTGCTTTCACCAGCGAGAATGCTTTCTGTCTCCCCTTGACTAACGGCTACATCTACATTAATCACACTAGGTTGAATTTCCCACTCCTCCACTTCTCCTGATTGAGGGTTAATGGTGATGATCAAGGAAAGAGCCAAGCGATCGCTCCCAGGGACTAAAGAACACCGTTCTGTCACCGCTGCTGGTAACATCGGCAATAATAACTCTCCTAGATACACTGACTTACCACGCTTGAGTGCTTCCCTGTCCAAAGCTTCATCCGCTTGAATATAGTGGGAAACATCCGTAATGTGAAAAATTAATCGCCAATTGTCAGCACTAATTTTTTCGACACTAAAGGCATTTTCTACCACCGACTCATCACCGTTGGTACTCTTAATAGTGAAGGTAAAAACATCACGTAAATCCAGACGATTTTTCAGGTCTGCTTTCAGGAGTCTCTTGGGTAACTTCGCCGCCGCATCGAGGATCGAATCGGGAAAAGTTCGGGATAAATCATGTTTACAAGTGACCAAATCTATATCCGCTGCCGCTTCAGCATCACTACCCAGAATTTGTACCACTCGACCCAAGGGAGGGTATTGTGCCAACGGATAGCGGAGAATTTCTACGTGAGCTAAATGGTCAATAGCCTCTTCCAACTTCATACTGTTGAGTTGTAGTTTCAGTTCAAACAGCAATCTGTCATCCAAAGGAACAGCCCGAAACCCTTCCTCCACCTGCTTAATTCTGGCGAGTAAAGTATGATTAGACCGCTCCATAATCAACTTCACCTCACCTTCAGGCGATCGCCGGCGACTACCTTCCTTAAGGACTCTAACCAAAACGCGATCGCCATTCCAGGCATTACTCAAATGACTTTCGCGGATGTAAATATCCTCTGAGCCTTCGCTATCTTGAATTGCAAAACAAAAGCCCTTACTAGAACAACGTAGTTTCGCCTCAATCAATCCCTCTTCCGTAACGCGGCGATATTTCCCCCGTTCCTTCACCAAAAGCCCAATTTTTTCCAACACATCCAAAGTAATTTGGAGTTTTTCTAGACTTTCTTCATCCTCACAACCCAATTTCTTTTCTAGGACTTTACGAGCCACCAATTTATCATCTGTGAAATTGGCAAGAAGTGTAGCGATTGAAAATTCCATGCAGTGAACCGACCTTTGGTCAAAACATCATTTGTTGTCGAATCTGGCTCTTTACTGTATCCCCTCACGGTCTACAGACACTTGCTGCTGTACGAATTTTGCCCTTGGGTAGTGTTTCGTAGAAAAGGCAAGTCCGCTCATAGCGCAGCGTGGCATTAGCCATAGTCATTGTCAGAGGAAGCCCCTGCGTTGACCGGAAATTTTAGATTTTAGATTTTAGATTTTAGATTAAAAAAATTTAGTATGGGTTTCCGTCTTTCAGGACGGAAAAATACTCGCTGCGCTGCGTACGCTTCGCTAACGTAAATCCCAAATCCAAAGTTTTCGAGCTTCTACACTTGTTTGGTGGAGTCAATCCAAAATCGTTCGACTGAGCGAAGTCGAAGTCCAAAATCGTCAATCCAAAATCGAGTGACTTCTCACTGCACGACAATCTCAGAGTTTGCTTGCGTGACCCTTGACCTGATCTAAACAATCTTCACCATGCACTCCTGATACTCAATAATTAAACACTAAGTAATTAGATCATGGATGAGTGAGAGACTTGGTTTGAAGAACTCTCTATACCACCCACAAACTACAAACTGGTTTAACCATAGGTGTTTGATGGTTTAGATATAAGGTAATCTCACGCCATTAGCATCTGATAACATAGCGTGGCGTTAGCCATGTCTTCACTGGCAGAAACCGCTGAAAAATCCAATTCTCGCTTATGTAGGATTGGTAACAATCAGGTAAGCAGTAAAACACAGGCAACGAGGGCAAACCTTATCTTTATCATTGTAGATTTAGAGCGCACTTCTTTAAAAATACTTCTAGATATCTAATTGGGTAATTAGTATAGCATTTTAAAGATAGACAACAATTTGTGTTGAACAACTGCTAGTATCAGAACATATTTAAAATTGTGAGTGCTTAGTTCTCAGTAAGACTTTATATTGAAATATAGGGTTTTGTCTAGGGGATTGGTAATTGGTATGCTAAACACGGTTGAGACATGGACTTTTACAAAATTACGAAAAACCTAGATTTGTAGGGGTAAAGCAAGAGCTTCATTGGTGTCAACTTAAGCTCAAATCCCTACCACATCTCGTTCCTAGTCTCTGACTAGGAATGCAGTTGATGAGGCTCTGCCTCTAATATCATTGAAGGCAGAGCCTTCTAGAATTCATTCCCAGTCAGAGACTGGGAACGAGACGACTTGAGTTCTTTGCGGGATAGATGTTTTACGTTAAGTTGACACCAATAAGCTTTTGCTTTACCCCTACCCACAGAATCAAATTATTAAGCCGTGTTGAGTATAATTGGTAATTGGTAATGGAGAAAAATTCTTGACTCATTCCCTGTTCCCTGTTCCCTGTTCCCTGTTCCCTGTTCCCTAATTAAGAACTGACGTTATTAGGAAAATTTAGATAAAAATGGTTGAAAGCATTATGTTGGCACAATTCCAGAACTTGTACCCCAACGGCAGTATTATCTCAGAACTAATAGAAATTTTTCAAGGGAAATATATCGTCCGTGTCAGTATACAACTCGAAGGCATCACCAAGGCAACGGGTATGGCAGGAGCAGAAACAGTAGAAGCAGCAGAAGACCAAGCTAGAGATAGAGCATTCACAGTTCTAGGCATCAAAAACCTCCCAGTAGAAGCCACAAAATCAGCTTCACCATCAGTAACTCCACCACCAATCAAACCTGCTCTACAGGAATCGCCACCCCTTCCTCCGGTCAGCAACACCAACACTGCAATATATACACCACCCTTTCTAGAAGAGCAAATTGATACTCAAGTTACAAAACCAGAAATATTCCCACATCAAGAACCAGAATCTCGACCCTTAGCAGAAGTCCCTCCGAGTAATGTTACACCGTTCACCCCTCGGAGTTACACACCTTACGAAGATACTGGTGTCCAGTCAGCCATTGGTAAAAACAAAAGACGCAATGAACCAGTCAACTTATCTGATGTTATTGCCCAAACAGACGTAGAAATCGAGCGATTAGGCTGGACACCAGAACAAGGAAAAGATTATCTAGTCAAAACCTACAGCAAACGAGGACGTTCTCTCCTAAGTGAAGAAGAACTACGAAATTTTCTCACTTACCTCAAATCCCAACCAGACCCCATTGCGGGATTTTAGCATCAGGAGTCACCTGAGTTCGGAGTTCGGAGTTCGGAGTCAGGAGTCAGGAGTCAGGAGTCAGAAGTCAGGAGTTAGGAGGAAGTTATCCAATGACCAATGACCAATGACCAATGACCAATGACCAATGACCAATGACCAATGACCAATGACCAATGACCAATGACCAATAACTAAACTAAAGCTACAGGACGACTACCAGCAGCATGACGGTCAATTACTTGGTCAATCAATCCATAGTCCCTAGCTTCAGCAGGAGACATGAAGAAATCACGTTCTGTATCTTCAGAAATTCGCTCAAAAGGTT
The DNA window shown above is from Anabaena sp. WA102 and carries:
- a CDS encoding baeRF7 domain-containing protein — encoded protein: MTIFSLDELKNLVQNPEYPCVSLYLPMEKLGGETRQNPIRFKNLIREAENRLDDIGLRHAETINLLKPAMELDNTDFWEIQNQGLVIFISPNLFRYYCLPISFPKLVVVGKNFHIKPLLNLINNDGQFYILALSQKNVQFYSGTRYQLHEVEVENMPRNLEETLLEDEFQKGVQHRVGIARGATSAAQQPGSVHGQGSPDREKHEEDILQFCYAVDSALHEKLRGEKAPLILAGVEYLLPIYREANTYQYLVKTGITGNVELLKTQELNQAAWEIVAPLFQQEYEDLMAVYLQLAGEESNKIANDIKAIVPAAYYQRVDTLFVPEKEYIWGKFDLPTATVELHPEPAPDDEDMLDFAVIHTMLNGGRVYSLEPEAMPRGVKVAAICRY
- a CDS encoding shikimate kinase — its product is MIDILKGVNLYLIGMMGVGKTTVGKLLAEEIGYRFVDTDEVIVKAAGKSINEIFTENGEPEFRKLEGDVLAQVCAYTKLVVATGGGVVMQQQNWSYLHHGLIIWLDAPIQIILQRLAADNTRPLLQDADMESKLRSLLEQRQPMYSQADLHITISATETPEEIATRILATIPSILKQQ
- a CDS encoding flavin prenyltransferase UbiX encodes the protein MTNNTKPLILGVTGASGLIYAVRALKFLLAAEYQIELVASKSTYIVWQAEQEIRMPAEPDKQEQFWRQQAGVPEQGKLRCHPWSDVGAGIASGSFRTLGMVIMPCSMSTVAKLAGGLSSDLLERAADVQIKEGRKLVIVPRETPFSLIHLRNLTTLAETGVRIVPAIPAWYHNPQTIEDLVDFVVARALDQLDIDCVPIQRWQGHL
- a CDS encoding ribonuclease R family protein, giving the protein MEFSIATLLANFTDDKLVARKVLEKKLGCEDEESLEKLQITLDVLEKIGLLVKERGKYRRVTEEGLIEAKLRCSSKGFCFAIQDSEGSEDIYIRESHLSNAWNGDRVLVRVLKEGSRRRSPEGEVKLIMERSNHTLLARIKQVEEGFRAVPLDDRLLFELKLQLNSMKLEEAIDHLAHVEILRYPLAQYPPLGRVVQILGSDAEAAADIDLVTCKHDLSRTFPDSILDAAAKLPKRLLKADLKNRLDLRDVFTFTIKSTNGDESVVENAFSVEKISADNWRLIFHITDVSHYIQADEALDREALKRGKSVYLGELLLPMLPAAVTERCSLVPGSDRLALSLIITINPQSGEVEEWEIQPSVINVDVAVSQGETESILAGESTKVAAAVQEKLPDLQTLANAIKQVRLQRGSLQLNLPPSHNPYYDEGSMGSVVLNDLPGRSLITELVILVNQLMADHLSALGIPSLWRVQGTPDPEDVQEMLKLAVNLGVELGLDPELEIQPLDYQHLTGAFADSPSEQVLTYLLQDTLKPSVYSTTKGSHFGLALSQYVHITAPLRRYPDIFLQRAYHHLIEHGRDRRNTRVKDRINLRHSNCHEEINWNVLPPELHQEIQSDLARVIVQINDREKEVQEAEADLAGLQKASLMKQRIGEVFPGVITGVQSYGFFVEIEVPVESPTETNLANTLRVEGLVHVSSLKDDWYEYRARQQALFGRKNRASYRLGDSCMVQVKSVDYYRQQIDLVTVGADGLPKSMGANGNNEDEDTGDIYSPNKTDPFDQEPYDEE